TGATTCATTTTTTCAAGAACTGAAAGCTGAACTCCAGGGTGAAGATTTCCTAATAACAAAATTTCTGCATCCTGCATCGAATCAGGAATTTTTGGATCAAAGTTTTCCAATACATTTACTTCAGTCGCTAAAGTGTCTCTTGTATTTAAATCATTATGATATTTTCCTGCCCAGAAAAACGTTTTCCCTTCTTTTACAATTTCAATTCCTTCAATATTTACGTCTCTATTGGTAAATTTATCAAGGTATTCTTGTGGGAAATCTCCTCCAACTACAGATACAATTCCAGATTTCACTCCCAAAATAGAAGATGTAATCCCGATATAAGTAGCTGCTCCACCTAAAATTTTATCTGTTTTCCCAAACGGCGTCTCAATTGCATCAAATGCCACGCTTCCTACGACTAAAAGTTTCATATGTATTTTTTATTTTATTTTAAAGGTCATATGCAATCTACCGATGTCATATGTATTTTTTATATTTTAAAGTTTATTTTTTCCATTCAAAAGTATCCAACAAATGCATCATGTCTTTTTTGATATAATCAATTGCAGGAGCTAAAGAATCTGGTTTTGGTCTAGAATTAAAGTATAAATATCCTGTCACGAAATGTTTTGTACTGTCGGTTGCATAAAACTGTAGATTGGATGCAGCCTGACCTTTCAACTCATAAAAATTTCCGTAGACTTTTTTCTCAGGATATTCGAAAGATTTTGTATCGATAGAACTTGCTTTCACAGTATGTTTGTAAACCATTTTTTCGGTTTCCATAATCTGTTGAGCAAAATCGTTGTTGATTGGGTAATACGTCAGGAAAATCTTCGCCTTCATTTTAGGATAGTTCAGATAATACCAACAAGGTTTCTTTGCATCATAAATTTTGGCATAATCTGAAGCTTCAAAAGAATACAGACAATTAGGTTCAAATTTATGATATTTTGGTGCAGGATATTCTAATCTCAACTCGCCGTAAGGTTTTGGAGTACTCTCTTTTCCGCACGAAATAATCAGCATCGAAACAAAAATAAAAATGACTTTTTTAATCATTTTGCAAAAATACAAATTAGATTTAGATTTTGGGAGACAAATTTCAGCATTTCAATGAGTTTTGAAATTTGTTGGAGAAGATTTTTTTAACGCAAAGTCCGCAAAGATTTTTTTTCATCACTTACTGCATATTTTTCGTTCACAAAGGCGTTTCACTTAGCAAAGACAAAAAAGTTAATAAAGTAGGTATTTTTTTCATTCTGAACGAAGCAAAGCATAGTGAAGAATCTCTTTTTTAAATTAATAGATAGTGACAAACTAAACTTTAATTATAGAATTTTATACGCTACATCGTAATGTTGAATATAATTTTCTAAAGGTTTTGGAAATGATCTTTCATGAGAACCTTCAACATCGGTTACAATGTAATTGTTTTCAGCAATAAAACTTTCCCAAGCTGTTTCAGAATCAACTTCAACATTAAAAATTTCTATGCTTAAATTTTTGTGGGTGAGTTTATGATTGATGGTTTTTACACTTTTAAT
Above is a genomic segment from Chryseobacterium mulctrae containing:
- the gldD gene encoding gliding motility lipoprotein GldD — translated: MIKKVIFIFVSMLIISCGKESTPKPYGELRLEYPAPKYHKFEPNCLYSFEASDYAKIYDAKKPCWYYLNYPKMKAKIFLTYYPINNDFAQQIMETEKMVYKHTVKASSIDTKSFEYPEKKVYGNFYELKGQAASNLQFYATDSTKHFVTGYLYFNSRPKPDSLAPAIDYIKKDMMHLLDTFEWKK